The following proteins are encoded in a genomic region of Thermoanaerobaculia bacterium:
- a CDS encoding formylglycine-generating enzyme family protein, with protein MIGAAFALPASIGLALPASIGVAAKPAARTTVAGIPLVRIPAGTFLMGSEAGEPGRAADETPLRVTISRNFWLGRTEVTQSQWTRVMGANPSRFGGCPRCPVENVTWHDVERFLGKLNEAAGGGFRLPTEAEWEYACRTGERPDAARIDDAHANFDARYPVRGGRPGRYLGRPVAVASFPPDRHGLYDMRGNVWEWCADGYAPYPPGDAVDPVGPASAPKKVIRGGSWYFDAASCRCAARYSHDPADKGFSLGFRVARDDR; from the coding sequence GTGATCGGGGCGGCGTTCGCGCTTCCCGCGTCGATTGGGCTCGCGCTTCCCGCGTCGATTGGGGTCGCGGCGAAACCCGCGGCCCGGACGACCGTCGCCGGGATTCCCCTCGTCCGGATTCCGGCGGGGACGTTCCTCATGGGAAGCGAAGCGGGGGAGCCGGGGCGCGCCGCGGACGAGACCCCGCTCCGGGTCACGATCTCCCGGAATTTCTGGCTCGGCCGCACGGAGGTCACCCAGTCGCAGTGGACACGCGTGATGGGCGCAAACCCGAGCCGGTTCGGCGGATGCCCGCGGTGCCCGGTCGAGAACGTGACGTGGCACGACGTCGAGCGCTTCCTCGGTAAGCTCAACGAGGCGGCCGGGGGCGGCTTCCGCCTCCCGACCGAAGCCGAATGGGAATACGCGTGCCGGACGGGGGAGAGACCCGACGCCGCCCGGATCGACGATGCCCACGCGAATTTCGATGCCCGCTATCCCGTCCGGGGTGGGCGCCCGGGCCGCTATCTCGGCCGGCCGGTGGCGGTAGCGAGCTTTCCGCCCGACCGGCACGGCCTCTATGACATGCGCGGAAACGTCTGGGAGTGGTGCGCCGACGGCTACGCTCCGTATCCGCCCGGCGACGCCGTCGATCCGGTCGGGCCGGCATCGGCGCCCAAGAAGGTCATCCGCGGCGGAAGCTGGTACTTCGACGCCGCGAGCTGCCGGTGCGCGGCGCGGTACTCCCACGATCCCGCGGACAAGGGATTCAGCCTCGGGTTCCGGGTCGCGAGAGACGACCGCTGA